The following nucleotide sequence is from Paenibacillus odorifer.
ATAGATATAATACTTCCCTTTTTCATCTTCCAAATCTATTTGAAAGCCTTTAGGAAATGATAGCAAGATACACGGCAGTTCATCCTCTGCCCATTGTCCGTAATATGGAAAATAGACACCTTCATTTCTCGCGAAAAATCCAGAGCTTTCATTATCAGACGCAACAGAAATAGAATAAACAAAGAAAGGGAGACCCTCATTCCTTTTTTCTTCTGCCGTAAAATAATGATAAAAGGTCTTATACGCCTCATACACCTGATTCAGATCATGCTCTGTCTGGGCATAATTGGTTAGATGAAATTGCGCTTGCTTATGTTCAAAAAGCTTCAAAACGCTTTCAAACTCTTCCGGCCTTATGAAGAATCTAAGCTTATAAAATCCGCTGTTCTTTAATCTATCCATTTCTTTTCGCTCACCGCCATGTACTAAAATGTCATCTCAGCTGTCCTTAGCCATTTGCTCGTGTATTTTCAAAATTCATATTTCACAAATCGTTTTCTGAGAGTTTCTTCGTACGGGATCCACTCCCAATCACTCCATAAAGACATACTTACGAGTTCTGACAGCTTATCTACGGCTTGTCCCGGACTCGTTATGTCAATGAAGCCGTCAAAATCCTCATTACGGATATCCAACGCTTTTCGCAGGTAGTCATCATTGAGACGCTCTTCCCGGAGTTCTTCATATTCATCCCTCGTCCACTGTTCACAAAAGATCTTTTCGGCTTGAATGTCTCCATTCTCGAACAACGACAACTCGAATATTTCCTCATTCATATATCCGGCGGTCATCACTGGCTCCCCGATAAGCTGGGACAACGTTTTGCCGGCCTCCTTCACCGTACCCCATACAAAGTAATCGTGGAGCACGCTGATCCAGTTCTCGTTGCTTTTGCTTACGTACATGACAACTTTGCTCTCTGTAGCCTCATGATTGGACTTGCCTAATACTTTGGCATGCCCTTCGCTTAGCTCTCTTAATGCTTCGACAGTCTTCTCAAGGTTGTTCGACTTGATATGCAAATTTGCGAATGATCTTCCCACGAGATGGCCTCCTCTAATCGCTTTTTTTACTCAGCCGGATTCTATTTATATCCTATTGATCGGCTCTATGAATGTCTCATATTTCCATTATAGTGATCGCTTGTCCTGAGTCTACCTACTTTTCACCTGAATTTTGGAAATAACCTTCGCAAAGGAAGAGATATAACCTTGTCCGTTCAGCACAATCTCTAGCTCCTTCCCTCCTTCTCGCTTCGCTCACTCATTAAAAAAGGAGGGTATCCCTACGTCAATTTATGACGTTTGGGACACCCTCTGTCGAACTATTCCACATCCTTATTACAGCACTCTCCAACTTTCCGCTCAAAAATTTCCTGTCGTCCCTAATGGTACGGTTCAGCGCGCTGGCTGTAACGGCAAGTTCTGATTTTAACTTACCGTTGTTCGATCAATCCATACTTTGGGCAGTTACCGACTCGCTGCCTCCATGATCCAGTCGGTCAATTCGTTGATTTGTCTTTTCACGGCGATTGGGTCGCGGTACCAGGATTGGTTCTCCGTCCATAAAAATACCCGATTGTTGCGAATCGGCTCGAGCGTCCCCCAGATCGGATCAGCCTGCAGCGATTCCAAGCTGGCTTCTGTCGTCAGAATCAAATAATCACCCATGTACTCCGAAAGTTTCTCCAGCGAAAATTCATAGTAGGATTCTTTCAGCATAAATTCTGGAACCGTCGTCGGCGGTTTCAGCCCCATTATTTCATACATTAGCCGGCCGCCTCGTCCCGACTTCGGACCAAAAAGGCTCACGTTTCCATCGTACTCTTGCATAATTGAAAGCGTCTCTCCTTCGGGAACGGCTTGTTGGACTTTCTCCCGAATGTCTGCAATGTCCTTCTCGAATTGTTCGTTCCATTTCTCCGCTTCCTCGCGTTTATCCAGCAAGTCGCCGAAATACATCATTTCCTCCTGAATGGATGCAAACTGATTGTAAGGAACAGATACCGTAGGTGCGATCATCTGATATTTATCGACTACCTCAGGCTGTGGATTATGCGTTATGATTAAATCCGGATTGAGCTCCAGCAGCTTCTCTAATGAGTCACCTACATCCGTCACGACGTCCAGCATTCCCTCAAGATAAGGACTCGACATCAAGAACGATTCGGCTGCGATCGGCTGGACTTCCAGCGCAAGTACGGTGCCGAGATAAGAAATTGCCGCTACGCGCTGAGGATGTGCAGGAACCTCGACATCGCCGAAAGCAGTCTTAACTACCTTGATCTCCGAAGATGTCAAAACCTCTGACTCTTGGGTGACCATGGTTGGAGAAGCGCTGACGGCAACCTGGCTGTTCGTTGCGCCTCCGTTGTTCACCGCCCCACCACAAGCTGTTAACATCACGGTCAAACATAACAGCATCACTGCATAAAAACTTCTGGTTGCTCTAGTCATTTTATTCGCCCCATCCTGTTGAAATTGATAATCAATATCACTCACATAAAAAGGATAGCTTAATGACCGGCTTAGAACAACGGACGATTGTGACATATTCCTTGCATAATCTGAAACGAACTGGCCGTATCGTTTACGATATTGGCCTGGCGTCATGCCGACATACTTTTTGAACATGCGGCTGAAATAAATGAGGTCCGGATAACCGACATGTGATGCTATTTCCTGTTGCGTTGCTATCGTGCCGGCCAGCAGAGCCTTCGCATCTTCCATTCGGAAACGAATGACGTAGTCCAGCGGACTGAGCCCCGTCTGTTCTTTAAATTTTCGCGAAATGTATTGTTGGCTGTAATTCAATTGCCGAGCAAGCTCCTCAAACGAGATCGGCTGGCGGTAATTCCTGGACAAATGCCGAATAACTTGCTCCGATAAAGATGGCTCACCGGCTCCGAACAGACGCTCCCTCAGGACAGCGTGAACGAAGCGGATAAAGTCTCCCTTGGCCGACAGCCGGGTCAATCCGTCGTCAGAATTAAGCCAACCGTCGCGTATCGTTTGAAGCAGCTCGAGCATGGCCAGCGGTTCGCCAGGCGGGAACCCCCAGCTTTCCAGAAACGGGTCGGATTCCTCCATCATCATATGAAATTCGCGCGAGGCCGAAGCGGGGAGAGACGCTTTGTAGAGTACGATATATACATTCAGCGCTTCTCGGCTCCGAACCGTCACCAAAGAGCCTTTGCCGGCGTGCAGTACATGAAAACGATCGCACAGCCACACCTCATCATCAACCCACAACTCGCCTTGTCCTTGGAAAGCGAATATAAATGCGCTTGCTGGCAAACGGTATTGATTCAAATCGTTCTCGGTTCCGGCCTGCTTTAGCCTTACGTCCAGCACACTCATAATCACCTGGTTCCATATTTGTATAAGTTTCAGAACGTCCATAGCTGATTCGCAAACTCCCTTTAAATTCTCAAGAGATAATCATTCTCAATTGAATCATGTTTCTAAACACAATAACGAATACATCTAGCGCTGTCAATAAGGTATTGCCGAATGAGACGAGGATGCGAATAGCGAAGCATACGGTTATTTTGCCGGAGTCTAGCCCAAAAGCAAAAGACGCTAGTTCCGCAAACATACGTGCGGAACTAGCGTCTATCAATGAATCGTGAGGGCCCTTTCTTTGAACTCTCAATTATCTTAATCATTAGCATACTTTTATGTTGCCTGCTTAGTGAATGCCTGCTTAGTGAATGCCTGTCTCTTTCGTAAGGGAATTTTTGTAGGCTGCAATTTTGTCTTTCAACATCTTCTCTGTGGCTGTTAAGTTTCTGATTTGGCTCTGTATAGAGTTACTATGATTCTCAAGAAGGTTCAAGCGGGCTTGGGCCGTATGCTCTCCTTCTAAATATAACTGCGCATATTCTCTAATTTGTGAGATCGGCATTTGGGTTTGTTTCAACCTCATCACAAATCGCAGCCAAGCAAGATTGGAGTCATCATATATTCTTTCTCCATTCGCATTCCGTATCGGAGCAATAATCTTTTCCTTTTCATAATATCTCAGTGTATATGCGGTAATCCCTAGTAATTTGGCTACATCGCTGATCGTATACATACAAGCCCCCGAATCTATGTTGATTTTAAGAGTCCCCATAATTATAAAAAACATTTGACTTAGAGTAAACTCTAAGCTTTATGATTACATCGTTGTTGAAACACTAAATATTCTTGTAAAAACGGAGGAATTCACATGAAATATACTGTAGTTACAGGCGCCAGTTCAGGTATAGGTTATGAAACCGCTCTAGCCTTTGCGGCTCGCGGTAAAA
It contains:
- a CDS encoding AraC family transcriptional regulator, which codes for MDVLKLIQIWNQVIMSVLDVRLKQAGTENDLNQYRLPASAFIFAFQGQGELWVDDEVWLCDRFHVLHAGKGSLVTVRSREALNVYIVLYKASLPASASREFHMMMEESDPFLESWGFPPGEPLAMLELLQTIRDGWLNSDDGLTRLSAKGDFIRFVHAVLRERLFGAGEPSLSEQVIRHLSRNYRQPISFEELARQLNYSQQYISRKFKEQTGLSPLDYVIRFRMEDAKALLAGTIATQQEIASHVGYPDLIYFSRMFKKYVGMTPGQYRKRYGQFVSDYARNMSQSSVVLSRSLSYPFYVSDIDYQFQQDGANKMTRATRSFYAVMLLCLTVMLTACGGAVNNGGATNSQVAVSASPTMVTQESEVLTSSEIKVVKTAFGDVEVPAHPQRVAAISYLGTVLALEVQPIAAESFLMSSPYLEGMLDVVTDVGDSLEKLLELNPDLIITHNPQPEVVDKYQMIAPTVSVPYNQFASIQEEMMYFGDLLDKREEAEKWNEQFEKDIADIREKVQQAVPEGETLSIMQEYDGNVSLFGPKSGRGGRLMYEIMGLKPPTTVPEFMLKESYYEFSLEKLSEYMGDYLILTTEASLESLQADPIWGTLEPIRNNRVFLWTENQSWYRDPIAVKRQINELTDWIMEAASR
- a CDS encoding MerR family transcriptional regulator, which codes for MYTISDVAKLLGITAYTLRYYEKEKIIAPIRNANGERIYDDSNLAWLRFVMRLKQTQMPISQIREYAQLYLEGEHTAQARLNLLENHSNSIQSQIRNLTATEKMLKDKIAAYKNSLTKETGIH